A region of Gemmatimonadaceae bacterium DNA encodes the following proteins:
- the recJ gene encoding single-stranded-DNA-specific exonuclease RecJ — MTAPASPRRRAAARWLRAPQPDAAVVRALQASLNLPAALCALLAARGMQDDDEARRYLRPQYEHLHPPGALKDMDVAVARLQRAITDGEKIFVHGDYDVDGMCSTTLMTRALRALGGDVTPFVPDRVSDGYDLGPAGVAAAFAAKASVVLTCDCGTSAVASVQELQQGGVDVIISDHHLPGGPLPPAFAVLNPRRPDDTSPDKDLAAVGVAFKLALALTQAMGGNENVVLNMLDLVALATVADVAALRGENRVFVRRGLPLMRESRSAGLRALVRAAGLDAKEITAGRVGFILAPRLNALGRIGRAIEGVQLLLSDREEEANPLARKCEELNRERQELDRRILDEALRGAGRFDLDDTWGLVLHGRQWHPGVIGIVASRVVEQTGRPAVLIAVQDGIGKGSGRSIPAFDLHAALQDCHDLLIKHGGHKAAAGLTIEERHLEAFVERFNAVARARLTADDLIPELRVDLELPIDDATDELEKLLRHIEPCGIGNPGPVFSARGVQIVGGPDRIGADGVKVRIATARGPMEAVGWGLAHRATELAAARRGTVEIAYKLDRNEYRNQSTLQAQILDFRAETG; from the coding sequence ATGACCGCCCCCGCTTCCCCCCGCCGCCGCGCGGCGGCGCGCTGGCTGCGCGCGCCGCAACCGGACGCGGCCGTGGTGCGCGCGCTGCAGGCGTCGCTCAACCTCCCCGCGGCGCTCTGCGCGCTGCTCGCGGCGCGCGGCATGCAGGACGACGATGAGGCGCGGCGCTATCTGCGTCCGCAGTACGAGCACCTCCATCCCCCGGGGGCGCTCAAGGACATGGATGTGGCGGTCGCGCGGCTGCAGCGGGCCATCACCGACGGCGAGAAGATCTTCGTGCACGGCGACTACGACGTGGACGGGATGTGTTCCACCACGCTGATGACGCGCGCCCTTCGCGCCCTCGGCGGCGACGTGACGCCATTCGTCCCCGATCGCGTGTCGGACGGCTACGACCTGGGTCCGGCCGGCGTCGCGGCGGCGTTTGCCGCGAAGGCGAGCGTCGTGCTCACCTGCGACTGCGGGACGAGCGCGGTGGCGAGCGTGCAGGAGTTGCAGCAGGGCGGGGTGGACGTGATCATCTCGGACCACCACCTCCCCGGTGGTCCCCTGCCGCCGGCGTTCGCGGTGCTGAACCCGCGCCGCCCCGACGACACCTCGCCCGACAAGGACCTCGCCGCGGTCGGCGTGGCGTTCAAGCTGGCGCTCGCGCTCACGCAGGCGATGGGCGGCAACGAGAATGTGGTGCTCAACATGCTCGACCTCGTGGCCCTCGCCACGGTGGCCGACGTCGCCGCGCTGCGCGGCGAGAACCGCGTCTTCGTGCGGCGCGGCCTGCCGCTGATGCGCGAGTCGCGGAGCGCCGGCCTGCGCGCGCTGGTGCGCGCGGCGGGGCTCGACGCCAAGGAGATCACAGCCGGGCGCGTGGGGTTCATCCTCGCGCCGCGCCTCAATGCGCTGGGGCGCATCGGCCGCGCCATCGAGGGCGTGCAACTGCTGCTGAGCGATCGCGAGGAGGAGGCCAACCCGCTGGCCCGCAAATGCGAGGAGCTGAACCGCGAACGGCAGGAACTCGACCGCCGCATCCTCGACGAGGCGCTGCGCGGCGCCGGCAGGTTCGATCTCGACGACACGTGGGGGCTCGTGCTGCACGGGCGGCAGTGGCATCCCGGTGTGATCGGCATCGTGGCCTCGCGCGTCGTGGAGCAGACAGGGCGCCCCGCGGTGCTCATTGCGGTGCAGGACGGCATCGGCAAGGGATCGGGCCGCTCGATCCCCGCGTTCGACCTGCACGCGGCGCTGCAGGACTGCCACGACCTGCTGATCAAGCACGGCGGGCACAAGGCGGCGGCCGGGCTCACCATCGAGGAGCGCCACCTCGAGGCGTTCGTCGAGCGGTTCAACGCGGTGGCCCGTGCCAGGCTCACGGCGGACGACCTGATTCCCGAGTTGCGCGTCGACCTCGAACTGCCCATCGACGACGCGACGGATGAGCTGGAGAAGCTGCTGCGCCACATCGAACCGTGCGGCATCGGCAATCCCGGGCCGGTCTTTTCGGCGCGCGGCGTGCAGATTGTCGGCGGCCCCGATCGCATCGGGGCCGACGGCGTGAAGGTGCGGATTGCCACGGCGCGCGGGCCGATGGAAGCGGTGGGGTGGGGACTCGCGCATCGCGCGACGGAACTGGCGGCGGCGCGCCGCGGCACGGTGGAGATCGCGTACAAGCTGGACCGGAACGAGTACCGGAATCAGAGTACGCTGCAGGCGCAGATCCTGGACTTCAGGGCAGAGACGGGATGA
- the rsmD gene encoding 16S rRNA (guanine(966)-N(2))-methyltransferase RsmD: protein MRIIAGEWRGRRLAAPAGRSTRPTTDRAREAWMSILAPSLVGARVLDLFAGSGALGLEALSRGAAAATFVEDDPRALTALRKNVEALGAGDRVTIVRADAVRFVKSLEAGAFAVAFADPPYEKGLATAVADRWLAAAFAHILGIEHSPREPLPGSDDTRRYGDTAITFYRD, encoded by the coding sequence ATGAGGATCATCGCGGGGGAATGGCGGGGGCGGCGGCTGGCGGCGCCGGCGGGGCGCTCGACGCGTCCCACCACCGACCGCGCGCGTGAGGCGTGGATGAGCATCCTGGCGCCCTCGCTCGTCGGCGCGCGGGTGCTGGACCTCTTTGCCGGATCGGGGGCGCTGGGGCTCGAGGCGCTCTCGCGCGGGGCCGCGGCGGCGACCTTCGTCGAGGATGATCCACGGGCGCTGACGGCGCTCCGCAAGAACGTCGAGGCGCTCGGGGCGGGGGATCGCGTGACGATCGTGCGTGCCGACGCCGTGCGGTTCGTGAAATCGCTCGAGGCGGGGGCCTTCGCCGTGGCCTTCGCCGACCCGCCGTACGAAAAGGGGCTGGCCACCGCCGTGGCCGACCGCTGGCTTGCCGCCGCGTTCGCGCACATTCTTGGCATCGAGCATTCGCCGCGCGAACCGTTGCCCGGGAGCGACGATACCCGTCGATATGGGGACACGGCCATCACCTTCTACAGAGACTGA
- the dnaG gene encoding DNA primase, translating into MIPDEDVERVREAADIVAIISEHVRLKRVGSVYRGPCPFHQGTNNNFSVMPKGGYTCFVCGEKGNVFTFVQKRLGLTFAEAVKYVGEKTGIEVREVVKQREGPDPREPLWEINATAAAWFKARLWDDERGAPARAYLASREISRETADAWEMGYAPHELGVLRAHMANLGWDPDRLLQAGLLVKREEEDEPRPRFRDRLMFSILDASSHFVGFGGRLMGPGEPKYLNSAENPAFHKGQTLYGLHKARGAMRREERAILVEGYFDVVRMASAGIEPVVAPLGTSLTEGQAELLRRHAKTVFIAYDSDGPGQKATFRAADVLLAQGVAVRVVTMPEGDDPDTFVRAHGGEAMEKLVAGALDVFDRKVQLLERGGWFADLQRKRRALDALLPTIRAARDPLTREMYLARAAEAAKVDRGVLARELDAGASRRARLGAPAPATRRAPAPGDEEADSRPEPVPAPVGPYKSTVEAASSERDLVRVIMLHRPMADLVIEGVGRLSEDEADRPEWLADDDGDRAPSGLRDPVYRTMYEALLDADPALQGGALVAWLADHLEPWVVRMAEEMLDTPESMSNPQAMVEGALRRLRERSMRDRLAELDRVTPLATGDQKDRLIAEKQRLHNELRHMGATGWKGYRRT; encoded by the coding sequence ATGATACCCGACGAAGACGTCGAACGAGTCCGGGAAGCCGCGGACATCGTCGCGATCATCAGCGAGCACGTGCGCCTCAAGCGCGTGGGCTCGGTGTATCGCGGGCCGTGCCCGTTCCATCAGGGGACGAACAACAACTTCTCGGTGATGCCCAAGGGCGGGTACACCTGCTTCGTCTGCGGCGAGAAGGGCAATGTCTTCACCTTCGTGCAGAAGCGGCTCGGCCTGACGTTCGCCGAAGCGGTGAAGTACGTGGGCGAGAAGACCGGCATCGAAGTGCGCGAGGTGGTGAAGCAGCGCGAGGGTCCCGATCCGCGCGAGCCGCTGTGGGAGATCAACGCGACGGCGGCGGCCTGGTTCAAGGCGCGCCTGTGGGACGACGAGCGCGGCGCGCCGGCGCGGGCGTACCTCGCGTCGCGGGAGATCTCGCGCGAGACGGCCGATGCGTGGGAGATGGGCTACGCCCCGCACGAACTGGGCGTGCTGCGCGCGCACATGGCGAACCTGGGCTGGGATCCCGATCGCCTGCTGCAGGCCGGACTGCTGGTGAAACGGGAAGAGGAAGACGAGCCGCGGCCGCGATTCCGCGACCGGCTGATGTTCTCCATCCTCGACGCGTCATCGCATTTCGTGGGGTTCGGCGGACGCCTGATGGGCCCGGGCGAGCCGAAGTACCTCAACAGCGCCGAGAACCCGGCCTTCCACAAGGGCCAGACGCTGTACGGGCTGCACAAGGCGCGCGGCGCGATGCGGCGTGAAGAACGCGCCATTCTCGTCGAGGGATACTTCGACGTCGTGCGCATGGCGAGCGCCGGCATCGAGCCGGTGGTCGCGCCGCTCGGCACCTCGCTCACCGAGGGGCAGGCCGAATTGCTGCGGCGGCACGCGAAGACGGTGTTCATTGCGTATGACAGCGACGGTCCGGGACAGAAGGCAACCTTCCGCGCCGCCGACGTGCTGCTGGCGCAGGGCGTGGCGGTGCGCGTGGTGACGATGCCCGAGGGCGATGACCCCGACACGTTCGTCCGCGCGCACGGCGGCGAGGCGATGGAGAAGCTCGTGGCGGGCGCGCTCGATGTGTTCGACCGCAAGGTGCAGCTGCTCGAGCGCGGCGGCTGGTTTGCCGATCTCCAGCGCAAGCGCCGCGCGCTCGATGCGCTGCTGCCGACCATTCGCGCGGCGCGCGATCCACTGACGCGCGAGATGTACCTGGCGCGCGCCGCCGAGGCGGCGAAGGTGGACCGCGGGGTGCTGGCGCGCGAACTCGACGCAGGCGCGTCGCGGCGGGCGCGTCTGGGCGCGCCGGCGCCGGCAACGCGGCGCGCGCCGGCGCCGGGCGACGAAGAAGCGGACAGCCGGCCGGAACCAGTGCCCGCCCCGGTGGGTCCGTATAAGAGCACGGTGGAAGCGGCGTCATCGGAGCGCGACCTCGTGCGCGTGATCATGCTGCACCGCCCGATGGCCGACCTGGTGATCGAGGGGGTCGGACGGCTGAGCGAGGACGAGGCCGACCGGCCGGAGTGGCTGGCCGACGATGACGGAGATCGCGCGCCGTCGGGACTGCGCGATCCGGTGTATCGCACGATGTACGAGGCGCTGCTCGATGCCGATCCTGCGCTGCAGGGCGGGGCGCTGGTGGCGTGGCTCGCCGACCATCTGGAACCGTGGGTGGTGCGCATGGCGGAGGAGATGCTCGACACACCCGAGAGCATGTCGAACCCGCAGGCCATGGTGGAGGGCGCGCTGCGGCGCCTGCGCGAACGGTCGATGCGCGACCGCCTGGCGGAACTGGACCGGGTGACCCCGCTGGCGACGGGAGACCAGAAAGACCGATTGATCGCCGAGAAGCAGCGGTTGCACAACGAGCTGCGCCATATGGGCGCGACGGGGTGGAAGGGGTATCGGCGCACCTAG